A window of the Sus scrofa isolate TJ Tabasco breed Duroc unplaced genomic scaffold, Sscrofa11.1 Contig55, whole genome shotgun sequence genome harbors these coding sequences:
- the LOC110258910 gene encoding olfactory receptor 5AN1-like, translating to MIRGGNTTEITSFISVGFSDFPRIIAMLFVVFLLIYMTTLTWNMCLIILIRIYAHLHTPMYFFLSNLSFIDICYVSATASKMLYNFFQNQKIITYVGCLVQSLVFLTMGLSESCLMTVMAYDLYAAICNPLLYSSIMSPTLCGQMVLGSYMAGLSGSLSQVCAMLQLHFCGPNVIHHFFCDMPQLLVLSCTDTFFLQLLTIVLTMIFGIVNALVIMISYVYIVISIMKITSAKGRSKAFNTCASHLTAVSLFYTASVFVYLSSSTGSSSSFDRFASVFYTMVIPMVNPLVYSLRNKEIKETLKRLQKRRRYC from the coding sequence ATGATTAGGGGAGGAAATACTACAGAGATCACCTCTTTCATCTCCGTGGGATTCTCAGATTTTCCCAGAATCATAGCAATGCTCTTTGTTGTATTCCTGTTGATCTATATGACAACCCTGACTTGGAATATGTGCCTCATCATCTTAATAAGAATATAtgcccacctccacacacccatgtacttcttccttagTAATCTGTCCTTCATTGATATTTGCTATGTGAGCGCCACAGCTTCCAAGATGCTCTATAACTTCTTCCAGAATCAAAAAATTATCACCTATGTGGGCTGTTTGGTtcagagtttggtttttttgaccATGGGACTGAGTGAATCTTGTCTCATGACAGTCATGGCTTATGATCTATATGCTGCCATTTGTAACCCACTCCTCTATTCATCAATCATGTCACCCACTCTCTGTGGTCAGATGGTGCTGGGGTCCTATATGGCTGGACTCTCTGGTTCTCTGTCCCAAGTGTGTGCCATGCTTCAGCTCCACTTCTGTGGGCCTAATGTCAtccaccacttcttctgtgacatgcCCCAACTGTTAGTTCTTTCCTGCACTGACACATTCTTCTTACAACTTTTAACTATTGTATTAACTATGATCTTTGGGATAGTAAATGCCCTGGTTATCATGATATCCTATGTCTATATTGTCATCTCCATCATGAAGATCACTTCAGCTAAAGGCAGGTCCAAGGCTTTCaacacctgtgcttctcacttgACAGCAGTTAGTCTCTTTTACACCGCAAGTGTCTTTGTTTATTTAAGTTCTAGCACTGGAAGTTCTTCCAGCTTTGACAGATTTGCATCAGTCTTCTACACTATGGTGATTCCTATGGTGAACCCTTTGgtatacagtctgaggaacaaagaaatcaaagaaacttTGAAGAGGTTGCAAAAGAGGAGAAGGTATTGCTGA